The segment CTCGGTGAACGACGCGTTCGTGATGGAGGCGTGGAGGAAGGATCTCGGGATTAATGATGAGGTGATGCTGTTGTCGGACGGGAACGGAGAGTTCACGGGGAAGCTCGGCGTGGAGCTGGATTTGAGGGATAAGCCTGTGGGGCTCGGGGTTAGGTCGAGGAGGTACGCGATTCTGGCGGAGGATGGGGTTGTGAAGGTGCTGAATCTCGAGGAAGGAGGCGCTTTCACCAACTCTAGTGCTGAGGATATGCTTAAAGCTCTTTGATTCCCGATCCTGTTTtctctttgtgtgttttttttttgaattttcctGAAGCTTTTCAGATTCTATGTATCCATCCATCATCGGATCTGTAACGGAATAAAACATAGGGAATCGTTTTTGTTTGTCAACACGGTcggaagtgtttttttttgccttGTTGTTTGTTTCGAATTGTTGACTACTTTGGGTTACTCTTTTTggcattttttttaatttgattgatAAGTGCCATTTTAGTCAGATACCAAGAGTCCCACTATGTCTCTGTATGCACCAAAACGTTGTGCTGACGTTCTCTGAACATGAACAGTTTAGCTTTGTTTAATGTAATACACGGTACACCCACAGAGAAAATAGACCTGATTTCAACTCTTTCAATATTTTGGTCTGTGGACACTGGAGATACCCAAAAGTCTTTTGACTTTGGGCAATGACGTTAGGTTGATACATACTTGGTCTAGTTGCTTCCCGTAGAAATCAGCTATGCATATCCCATATTAATTTCCCTTTCTTTTAATCAGATCCATCACGTTCTGTATCGAAATTCTCAGTTATCATTATGGGAGAGCATAGCAACATTCTCGGATATTtgagagtgagagagaaagagtttgTGTTTCTTTGCAACCAAAGTTTCAGTACAAAAGACGAAACGATCACATGGTAGGGGTTAACAGTCGTTAAATAAAATGTGCGGGTAAAATCTACattaaattgaaaacatttggatttaaaagaaaagaaaaaaaaggagcGAACTAcgactttgtttctttttcttttcttttaataacgGAAGATTCGACAGTCGATCTCAATCACATATCACATAAagtaaatcaaaccaaaccaaacctcacacacctttcttctcttctctcccCGCTCGCCGTCGTCGATCATCTGAGATCTCTTCACTACCCAATACCAAAGATGCATTCGAGCCATCTCCTTCTCGAGGAGCCGATCAGGATGGCTTCTATCCTCGAGCCATCCAAATCTGTAAACAACCATTCACTCATAtttgttcttatttttatttcatttgtaaAGAGTATCTCTGATCTCTcttttgatgtatttttttcttacgcAGAGTTTCTTTCCGGCATtaactaagatcgtcggaacTCTCGGTCCTAAATCCAGATCCGTTGAGACACTCTCCGGCTGTCTCAAATCTGGCATGTCTGGTAATCATACAACCGACACAGTTTTTGACCAACACGATTCGTGTTCTTGATATTTCTCAATAACACTTTTGCAATCTGCAGTGGCTCGATTTGATTTCTCTTCGGGAGACGCTGAGTATCATCAAGAGACGCTTGATAATCTCAAAATCGCTGTTAAGAGCACTAAGAAGCTTTGTGCTGTATGTTCTCTATCTTTTGGTGAAGTGAATCATTTGATTTTGATCTTTGCAATATGCTTTAGTTGAGAggtgtgttttctttttctttttttttttgggttactTAGGTTATGCTTGATACGGTGGGACCTGAGCTTCAAGTTATCAACAAGTCTGAGAAAGCTATTACTCTTAAAGCTGATGGTCTTGTTACTTTGACTCCCAATCAAGACCAAGAAGCCTCTTCTGAAGTCCTTCCCATTAACTTCACTGGCCTTGCCAAGGTTCCTTCTCTATGAAACGAGATGATGTTATCATTGGTGTTAGTGTTTTTCACTTGTGTGGCTGTGTTGTGATTAGAGTTGGGTTTTTGTTGGTTTTCAGGCGGTGAAGAAAGGAGACACTATCTTTGTCGGGCAGTACCTGTTCACTGGTAGTGAAACAACTTCAGTTTGGCTCgaggtaataataataacaaagcTTACAAATGGGATCTTTAGTGGCTTCTCTGTGAAGTTtagatatttcaaaaaaattattatgtgtTGTGAGAGAGACTAACCTACCAAACGGAACCTTCAGGTTGATGAAGTTAAAGGAGATGACGTCATCTGCCTTTCGAGGAATGCTGCTACCCTCGCTGGTTCTATGTTCACGTTGCACGCCTCTCAAGTTCACATCGATATGCCTACTCTTTCGGAGAAAGATAAAGAGGTCATTGTTACTGTGATTGCTTTTGTTCCTTTTTTCCCCTACAGATTGTTGgcttttagttaaatattttttttttatttggttgtcATCTTAAGGTTATAAGCACATGGGGAGTTCAAAACAAAATCGATTTTCTCTCATTGTCCTATTGTCGACATGCAGAGGATGTTCGCCAGGTCTGTGTTCTTTTTACTCTACTCGATCGTCACTGGCTGTGTATTACTTCTTTGTGTATGCACTATTAAAGTATGAGCTTCTCTTATGTACTTCTTTGAACAATAACCACTTATTGTTTCATAAACACAGACCCGAGAAATGCTTAAAAAGTTGGGTGACCTCTCTCAGACACAAATATTTGCCAAGATTGAGAATGTAGAGGTAACtattgactttttttttcctttatcaTATATGTCTCTGTAACTTTTCCTAAAGAGAAGGCTAATgatgatttatttaattttagggACTAACCCACTTTGATGAGATTCTACAAGAAGCTGATGGAATTATTCTTTCTCGTGGGAACTTAGGTATTGATCTACCCCCGGAGAAGGTATGTTGTTGGTTTGTTCattcaaattgttttttctttcttttcccgaaactcttttttttgtaatttacattGGTGGGTTCGTCTTGCTTGTGCAGgtgtttttgtttcaaaagGCGGCTCTTTACAAGTGCAACATGGCTGGAAAGCCAGCCGTTCTTACCCGTGTTGTTGATAGTATGACTGATAACTTACGACCAACTCGTGCTGAGGCAACGGATGTTGCTAATGCTGTTTTAGATGGTATGTTTTATCTTTCAATATGCTTCTAACGTTTTAGCAGAAggtaatagtttttttttttttaatttctatttacTCTTCCTGCAGGAAGTGATGCAATTCTTCTCGGTGCTGAGACCCTTCGCGGTCTGTACCCTGTCGAGACCATATCAACTGTCGGAAGGATCTGTGCTGAGGTAAGCTTTATGACATGTTTCTTTAGTGTCATTTCGTTGCCTGCTGTGTCTTCATCGGTTTTGCTTTtacacatctttttttttttaaaacttctcTTAGGCAGAGAAGGTTTTCAATCAAGATTTGTACTTCAAGAAGACTGTCAAGTATGTTGGAGAGCCGATGAGTCACCTTGAATCTATTGCTTCTTCAGCTGTAAGTTTCTTGTCTTCTATGTTGGGGATGTGTTGCAGAAACATAAGAAAGTTTTGGTTTTAAGACCTCATCACAGTTTATAATCTTTAGCTTAATTTTACATTTGATCAGGTAAGGGCAGCAATCAAGGTTAAGGCATCAGTCATTATATGCTTTACCTCTTCTGGAAGAGCAGCCAGGTTCATAGCATTCTTTTacttaaaaacttttttttttgtttctgtttgttCTTATTTATAGTTGTCTAATGAATCGTTATTTCGTTTGATTTTCCGGGCAGGTTGATTGCCAAATACAGGCCAACAATGCCGGTTATTTCTGTAGTCATTCCCCGAGTTAAGACAAATCAGCTGAAATGGAGCTTTAGTGGAGCCTTTGAGGTATGTGTCCCTCCTCATCTCTCTAAACTCTGGAAACCACATCCATGTCACATATATGTATCAGAAAAGAGACTCACCTAATGTGTAATATCAGACTTCTAggaagtttttctttttatactaTAGTCACATATATGTAAATGCATGTGATGGTTTTAAGGTTATTAACCCTGTgggactctctctctctgtctcccTCTCTTTGTCAGGCTAGGCAGTCACTTATTGTCAGAGGCCTCTTCCCCATGCTCGCTGACCCTCGTCACCCTGTAAGTCTTGTTCTCTTTTTCATATTATCTTCTTCTACTGGATAAACAAACAAGTCTCAAATGTGGTACACTCTTTAAGAACAGGGCTTATGTAAATCTTGAGAGTTTGATGTTCTAATTGAACCAAAATGGCGGTTTCACTCAAACAAGTCTTTTAAGAGTTTTAGTTGGAACTTTTTTTTGTGTTCAGAGTCCaacatatgtaaaaaaattgtGATGTTTATTGTTGCAGGCGGAATCAACAAGTGCGACGAACGAGTCGGTCCTGAAAGTTGCGTTGGACCACGGGAAGCAAGCAGGAGTGATCAAATCGCATGACAGAGTAGTGGTGTGTCAGAAAGTTGGTGATGCATCTGTGGTGAAGATCATCGAGCTAGaagattgataaaaaaaaagggagGAAAACAGTTTGCTATTAATCTGTTTTTGCTTCGATCCAGTTCTCTGCTGTGAGTATTCAGGAGATTTGATGTCTCTGATGATTCCCGATTTTTCTTGGCTATACATTTAGTTGCCTTCAGATTTAAGCAACGGTCAAAAAAAGTACACAATGTCTAGCAATCTATTCAATAAGCTTGTAACATCCCTATGTTTTTGTATGTTACTAAAATATTCACGTTAAAGAATCGAAGACCTAGAGTCTCGTCTGAGTCCAAAAGATTGAATTATTGGTttttgattataataaaatgtttcgtgacaaaaaataatgtttttagaTGCAGgaatacttaaatcttttcacagattttataaacaaaCTTTCGGTCTACGATTTTCCGATTAAgcaaaaactaataataataccaaggttttttattttatttaccatGGTAATCAAGATCTTCGATTCATAAGCTTACACAACCAAATATTACGGTTTAAGTTGTAATTTATTCTTGATCATTTAAATATTACGGTTTTCAAACCCTTCTTTTTTTGAAtagaaatgtaaaaaaatattcagaacGAAAAAGAAgtattttgtgtttcaaaaccCTTCTTTTTTGAATAGAATGTAAAAATTTATtcagaataagaaaaaaaagtactTTGTGTTTCAAAACCCTTCTTATTTAAACGGGAAACAAGATCAAACAACACGTATGGTACCCCGTATGGTACCATGCCATTGCGGCATTGCCATTTGCCATACATATAAACTTCCAAACAAGTACTATATATTAATCGTCTTACATCACCCAAACAGTCCAATTGTTTTGCATCGATTATTTTTTAGTTCTTCTTAATTAATGTGTATAGTCACTTTCAACTAATAGTTGGCTTTGCATGCTAAACACCGGGGGACCACCATTTTGTGGTAGCCTGGACATTTAGTCGGGATTTTTTCTTCCTTGTCTAGAAAAACATAGTCATTCACGCTCCATCATGAGTTACGATTCACACTTTTTCATTGAATTTTCTTTGATTCTTTTTATTCTCGAACTCTCCTATCAGATGATCGTGTCGGAATGATAACGATGCTTCCAAACTTTACAACAACTCGTTGTAAATTCTTATCAAATCAAACGGTCTCAGTCTCCAACTCTACATCCCAATATTAACCACGTGGAGTAAATAGATATCACAAAACTAAAAAAGGACCCTACCTCAAGACATTAATTAATTGAAACTACCCTTAATCCTTATGTCTAAACTACTAAAGAGAATAGTTCTCAAGAAACCGCTTACGAAACTTCATCTGCTTTGATAAACAGAGGTGATCCAGTAATCTTTACTGTACATTTACTAGTagactagattctgatccgctcttaaaaagggcgggtatattttttgttttaaatttagtttttatatatgtgtctttttgtgattatattcgtatgtttctttgtaatcatatttgtgtataaatcaaaatatatattattaaataacggaaatttaaaaattgatccggtatacgttCGGTTAAGGATGGGTTGCGGATCGAACCCGGCCCGCTGACCCGCTAATCCGCAGGTTTCAGTTTTGTTCTGATCAAAAAATCTGACCCGTATAaaccgcaaacaaataattttgtacccgctccgcttaattttgcggttatctgcgagttgtatttttttaaacaataactctttaatataataattgtaaagatatatcaaaatatatttataataaaccttttatctattatcaaaattcatatacagttatatattttgatttgaataaaataatatttgaaacttaaataagatatatggtTTGAAAGTTGAGGTCGGATCataattttagtttctttttttcgttttggtcaaaacaatacaataatttaaatatgtaatttcaatgccaatcaaaaggatttatcaTTGTCCACGTTCCCGTTATTTTCTCATGAtggaatattatttatgaaaatgtaacatcagtatttatattttgaaacatcacaTGTATTCTCATTCCTAAATAAGAATGTGGTTGAACGTTctgtttgaaaatatgtatatttagttTGGGTTCGAAGAAactacatataatatataagctTTATACGTATatccatttattaaatttgagtttgtaaaaagaaaaaagtttggATTTGTACAAATTGCATATAACTTATAGATCTTGTACAACTATTTGTTATGTATATTCGTTTAGTTAGTTACGTGAACATAAATCTATGAATTTTAAtagcataaatataaatttaaaaattttgacctatgataataatataaatctatttagacCTGTTAACCTATTAAACTAATTGGTCTCGTGATCCGGAAAAgatcttttagtttttatttttgtttttttcattaatgGCATAATCGTTAttaaatcttcttcttcctaaaGACATCTTTTTAAGTTTCCTGCAATTTTCTCTAAGATTATCATCCAAGTGTCTTCAACAACAACTATAACTTATGACGATTTGTTATAATCTACTTGTTAGCTTTGACCCAAGTTTCCTGAAAAATTTAGATGAAACgtttgttgataaaaaaaaaagatgaaagatTTGTTAGCTTTGTATGagaaatctatactattaaagtacaagcacatttggatttttactctgtttatCCCTATTAAAGAgactttcttttgtattcattaatgacattttggacattttacattggtttttttttaattgtttttggtttgtcattaaccaccggtttcctaattcaattttggtatgtgattattccgtgtttgatactgcatcattttaatatttttccaaccggacatgtttgaaactacatcgttttttctcaaactatttaatggtttggttttaaaccgctttttcctaaatataatcccaactatctaacaaaaattatttataaaaaataaaaaatgtttactattaaagtacaagcacatttggatttttactatgtttacccctattaaagaggctttcttttgtattcattaatgatattttggaCATTTTACattgatttctttttaattgtttttggtttgtcataaccaccggtttcctaattcaattttggtatgtgattattccgtgtttgatactgcatcattttaatattttccaaccggacatgtttgaaactgcatcgttttttctcaaactatttaatggtttggttttaaaccgctttttcctaaatataatcccaactatctaacaaaaattatttataaaaaataaaaattgtttattggttcaaccagtggttcaacaagtaactggatttcgattttagtagttttattggatttttaaattttgttttttttttcaaacccgaactgaatttatctttgataccccggtaatccgttcaaccacaggtctcaatcgaatttcaaaacaccgatcaaaactataaaactgttatattgatttatatttaaaatatctaattcaaaattaaaaacctaggaatacatgtataatatagttttaccgaacataaatctggatataaaatacatatatgagacggattatataaatacatatacaacacggattatataaatgtgattatataaaattttcaccaaacataaatccgcgctttgaaagcgcgggtcaaaatctagtaatcaCTTATCACGATTGTGttttctaattataaaaaaactgttaaaaaaataaaaaactgtaaaagaaaGTAAGTGATAGAACATGGATCCCACATATATTGTATGCTCTTGATGAAAATAAGGAAGTTAGTAAGTTACGTACGGTTAAATAATATTCTAGTGCggttatatttactttatattttagatgtagttataaaatttaaaaagtagatacaatttttattaataggACAAAatgcagaattaatagaatagattattaTCAAAAGTTTGAAAGTCTTAAGAAATTATGCTTAGGTTAACTGGCGCCGAGCCTATTAGTACAAATTTGCTAACCACTATATTACATGCGAGTAAATTCTGTCGCAAAAGATTGCTCAAAGGGCTTTGAAATGTACAAGTTGGTAGTGATGTTCTTGCCTATAAATTCAAAGTCAACTAATTGACTAATAGCTGATCAAATTAAAGAAGCTGGCAAGTGCAAAATTGGATCTAAAATTTATGGGACTTAAAATGGTTCTAACTTCTAATGCTAAGTcattatacaaatattatttaactattgaaaattatatattaatcatttataattttgtgaacttaaaaagaaagttgtgttcaaatataataattattgaGTATATTAGAACAAAACAATCTATACTGGTCACTAATGGCATAACCAAAGCTTTATAAGAAGGCGTAAAAGATGTGAGGTTAAATCTGGTAAATCTTGTATTTAGAATTCTCCATTGTAAACTCGTTCACATTGCTTGGCCACATTATatcttatatatgtaaaaattacGAAAATTATCtacattataaaattaaaaaaaaatcctaaaactACTTACGGAGGGAACTTTCAAAAAcggatttttatattttcaaaaatcaaacaTATATTAGATGGCTTTGGAAGAATATTTATGTTGGACTGACATAATAATGTTgttcaaacaaaaagaagaaaagaaaagactgACAATGTCTAACAATAATTTAACAGTCTAGCTTTGCTTTACACCAAATCAAACGGACTTTCCACAAATTTGTTCGGCGCCGCCACGTGGCGACAATACATTTTCGTCGATCTTTTAGCTTTCCCTTCTCCgctctttatttatttatttaatcagtCCTTTTGATTCAACTAGTCTTAAACATCTTTCCCTCACTTTCCTCGGTCCTCGCCTCTGTTCCAAAGATTTTTCCCCGAGAGAAAATTCACCACAGTGAGAgagaaaacatcaaaatatataatcgTCATCGAATAAAAACGCGTATATGAGAGATTGCGTTtacatttgatatatatatatattacgaagctgtgtttgtttgttattgCGATTGTGTTTGTTAGTTAGGTCAACTATTAGGAGAGGTTATGGGCTCCTCCTTGTCGAATCTCAACGACGACGGTACGACGACGAATGATGATTATTCATCATCATCCACGGGACCTAACCTCGGCGATATTCCAGAAAGCTGCATCGCCGCCGTGTTCATGCACCTGACTCCGCCGGAGATTTGCAACCTCGCCGGTCTCAGCCGCTCGTTTCGCGGCGCGGCGTCGTCGGATTCCGTGTGGGAGAAGAAGCTCC is part of the Raphanus sativus cultivar WK10039 chromosome 5, ASM80110v3, whole genome shotgun sequence genome and harbors:
- the LOC108805101 gene encoding pyruvate kinase 1, cytosolic yields the protein MHSSHLLLEEPIRMASILEPSKSSFFPALTKIVGTLGPKSRSVETLSGCLKSGMSVARFDFSSGDAEYHQETLDNLKIAVKSTKKLCAVMLDTVGPELQVINKSEKAITLKADGLVTLTPNQDQEASSEVLPINFTGLAKAVKKGDTIFVGQYLFTGSETTSVWLEVDEVKGDDVICLSRNAATLAGSMFTLHASQVHIDMPTLSEKDKEVISTWGVQNKIDFLSLSYCRHAEDVRQTREMLKKLGDLSQTQIFAKIENVEGLTHFDEILQEADGIILSRGNLGIDLPPEKVFLFQKAALYKCNMAGKPAVLTRVVDSMTDNLRPTRAEATDVANAVLDGSDAILLGAETLRGLYPVETISTVGRICAEAEKVFNQDLYFKKTVKYVGEPMSHLESIASSAVRAAIKVKASVIICFTSSGRAARLIAKYRPTMPVISVVIPRVKTNQLKWSFSGAFEARQSLIVRGLFPMLADPRHPAESTSATNESVLKVALDHGKQAGVIKSHDRVVVCQKVGDASVVKIIELED